GGCCCTTGCGGGGCTGTGCGTGATGGGGATCTTCGGCACGCTCAGCGCGCTCTCACCGGACTGGCAGATCCTCGCGGCGGCTCGTTTTGCGACCGGAGCCGGAGCGGCGTTCTTCTTCGCGCCGGGGCTCAGCCTCGTCGCGTCGTACTATCCGCACGAACAGCGCGCCCCGATCATCGGGCTGTACAACGGGGGTTTCAGCCTCGGGGGCGCGATCGGACTCTTCGGGGGGGCGCTTCTGGGAACCGTGATCGGTTGGCAATGGACGCTCGGCGTGGGAGGCATGGTCCTTCTGGGCTTCGCCGGGTTCGCGGCGTGGATCCTTCCCCTCGAACCGGTCCGACGGGTCGTGGGTACGTTCTCCGAGATCCAGCGCGCCGCCGTCCGGGTGTTCCGGTCCCGTTCGCTCTGGGCGATATCGCTGGCCCTGGCCGGTCTGTGGGCCTCGATGTACATCATCGCTCAGTACTTCGTACAGTACGGCGCCGAGGTCCATCCCGACTGGGGGATCGGGATCACTGCGGCCGTCGCCGCACTCGTGGTCGTGGCCGCCTTCCCTGGAGGGATCGCGGGAGGATGGCTCGCGAAGGGCAGCCGACGACATCGTTTCCTCCTGGTCCTGTTCAGCGCAACGATCGGGGTCGTGATCGCGACGATCCCGTTCCTGCCCCTCTATGCCGTCGCGGCGCTGTTCATCTACGTGGGTTTTGCCGATGGCGTGGCGGTCGCCGTGCTGTACTTCATCCCGACGTACATGCCGGACACGGGCGGCGAGCATCTCGTGCTCGGGATCGCCTCGCTGAACACGATCCAGGTGTTCGTGGGGAGCGGTCTCGCGATCGCGTTCGGGTACCTCGCGGAGTACGGGGGCTACGTCCTCGCCTGGATCTTCGCCGGAGCGATCACTATCGGGTTTCTCCCCCTGCTGTTCTACGCCTACCTGGGGACGGCGCACCACGCCCATCTCGACGCGACGGCGCCGCGCGCGTAGGGCCGGTGGCGGGATCGACGATCGTCACGAGGTTCGTCGGTCGGCCCTCGACCGGATAGCCGGCCGTCAAGACCACGCGGCCGGCGGGACCCGGGCCGAGCTCGCGCGCGATCGCAAGGGCACGACCCCGGAGCGCGGTGAGCAACTGGCGCGCGGGGACCGCACGACTCTCAACGCCCCAGACGAGGCCGAGGCGACGGCGCGTTTCGGGGACCGCCGAGAGCGCGACGATCGGCACCCGGGG
Above is a genomic segment from Thermoplasmata archaeon containing:
- a CDS encoding MFS transporter, whose protein sequence is MARVVYAFNWYNIGAVLPLIGVGLNASTSQLGLVLGIYLLGVGLFQIPGGMAALRWGARPVALAGLCVMGIFGTLSALSPDWQILAAARFATGAGAAFFFAPGLSLVASYYPHEQRAPIIGLYNGGFSLGGAIGLFGGALLGTVIGWQWTLGVGGMVLLGFAGFAAWILPLEPVRRVVGTFSEIQRAAVRVFRSRSLWAISLALAGLWASMYIIAQYFVQYGAEVHPDWGIGITAAVAALVVVAAFPGGIAGGWLAKGSRRHRFLLVLFSATIGVVIATIPFLPLYAVAALFIYVGFADGVAVAVLYFIPTYMPDTGGEHLVLGIASLNTIQVFVGSGLAIAFGYLAEYGGYVLAWIFAGAITIGFLPLLFYAYLGTAHHAHLDATAPRA